The following are from one region of the Takifugu rubripes chromosome 12, fTakRub1.2, whole genome shotgun sequence genome:
- the LOC101074354 gene encoding zinc finger protein 536-like isoform X2: MEKKRDDIPANSGAPVKVEPEESVICGHTCGVCSRSFPLLSSLSQHMRSHTQEKPYKCPHCQYRTAQKGSLKNHIRSHKLGLFQQRLSDKNVELSEEQKNILEIPKSGDTELEKTTFIGKVKRKGSKRRNSEADVMEAEADRGCCTCIICDRAFPDMLLLKSHMKVHGGPEDHGCRLCGRRFRQAWSLQSHVYTHRSKARPKGDRPSKSHVTINGVPQEPASLVNEVCLYELCSACGNFFPDRASLQIHEALHQHNSSTLNPPQEETGVSDSQSKSFFMESLGLTSVKAKKTRVETSPGGQMVGLDPCCSYQTLMLSTKGRLTKTHLPKKPVAQDTNKVKRMAKDTDKVKRVAKDTVKVELMAQDTDMVKHVSSKQGKKRKQVTTSDSQNKKLKLETNREQPSKIESQGRSGNKKSNIPLGLGHAFYKELHSKTPKEVPTGNSVSTNRNGIKVYFCQHCNFRTGSSSILEFHRYTMHPDHLDPQWNYFRVPTTISQIGLENLLYTEYSQTHSGQNSPTAMESPDSSSPHRKRHWKRLPQTSLRLS; the protein is encoded by the exons atggagaagaagagagatgATATCCCAGCGAATTCAGGAGCGCCTGTAAAGGTGGAGCCTGAAGAAAGCGTCATCTGTGGCCACACCTGCGGCGTGTGCAGCCGCAGCTTTCCCCTCCTCAGCTCCCTGTCCCAGCACATGAGGAGCCACACGCAGGAGAAGCCCTACAAGTGCCCCCACTGTCAGTACAGGACGGCGCAGAAGGGCAGCCTGAAGAACCACATCAGGAGCCACAAGCTGGGCTTGTTCCAGCAGAGGCTCTCTGACAAGAATGTGGAGctgtctgaggagcagaagaacaTCCTGGAGATCCCCAAGTCTGGGGACACCGAATTGGAAAAGACCACTTTCATCGGGAAGGTGAAAAGAAAGGGAAGCAAGAGAAGGAACAGCGAGGCAGACGTGATGGAGGCGGAGGCTGacagaggctgctgcacctgcaTCATATGTGATCGAGCGTTCCCAGATATGCTGCTCCTCAAGTCCCACATGAAGGTCCACGGCGGCCCCGAGGATCACGGCTGTCGGCTCTGCGGACGCCGCTTCCGCCAGGCCTGGTCCCTCCAAAGCCACGTGTACACTCACAGGTCAAAGGCACGGCCAAAGGGCGACAGACCCAGCAAGTCCCACGTCACCATCAATGGCGTTCCCCAGGAGCCGGCGTCCCTGGTCAACGAAGTCTGCCTCTACGAGCTCTGCTCCGCCTGCGGCAACTTCTTCCCCGATCGCGCATCGCTGCAAATTCACGAAGCGCTGCATCAACATAACTCTTCGACCCTAAATCCACCCCAGGAGGAAACCGGCGTCTCCGACTCGCAGTCGAAGAGCTTTTTCATGGAAAGCTTAGGGCTCACAAGTGTCAAGGCGAAGAAAACACGCGTGGAAACGAGCCCGGGGGGCCAAATGGTGGGGCTGGATCCATGTTGCAGCTACCAAACGTTGATGCTGTCAACGAAGGGGCGACTGACCAAAACCCACCTGCCCAAGAAACCTGTGGCGCAGGACACGAACAAGGTCAAGCGCATGGCGAAGGACACTGACAAGGTCAAGCGCGTGGCGAAGGACACCGTCAAGGTCGAGCTCATGGCGCAGGACACCGACATGGTCAAGCACGTGTCGTCCAAGcaggggaagaagaggaagcaagTCACCACCTCCGACTCTCAGAACaagaagctgaagctggagaCGAACCGAGAGCAGCCGTCAAAAATTGAGAGCCAGGGCAGAAGTGGCAACAAAAAGAGCAACATCCCATTGGGCCTCGGTCACGCGTTTTACAAGGAGCTGCACAGTAAGACACCCAAAGAGGTTCCCACTGGCAACTCAGTGAGCACAAACCGCAACG GTATTAAGGTATATTTCTGTCAGCACTGTAATTTCCGCACTGGTAGTTCCTCAATCCTCGAGTTCCACCGGTACACAATGCACCCAGACCACCTGGACCCTCAGTGGAACTACTTCCGTGTTCCAACAACCATCAGCCAAATTGGTCTCGAAAACCTCCTATACACAGAATATTCACAGACTCATTCAGGACAG AACAGTCCCACTGCAATGGAATCCCCGGACTCGTCCAGTCCTCACCGGAAACGTCACTG GAAACGGCTGCCCCAAACCTCCCTCAGGCTCTCTTAG
- the LOC101074354 gene encoding zinc finger protein 516-like isoform X3, protein MEKKRDDIPANSGAPVKVEPEESVICGHTCGVCSRSFPLLSSLSQHMRSHTQEKPYKCPHCQYRTAQKGSLKNHIRSHKLGLFQQRLSDKNVELSEEQKNILEIPKSGDTELEKTTFIGKVKRKGSKRRNSEADVMEAEADRGCCTCIICDRAFPDMLLLKSHMKVHGGPEDHGCRLCGRRFRQAWSLQSHVYTHRSKARPKGDRPSKSHVTINGVPQEPASLVNEVCLYELCSACGNFFPDRASLQIHEALHQHNSSTLNPPQEETGVSDSQSKSFFMESLGLTSVKAKKTRVETSPGGQMVGLDPCCSYQTLMLSTKGRLTKTHLPKKPVAQDTNKVKRMAKDTDKVKRVAKDTVKVELMAQDTDMVKHVSSKQGKKRKQVTTSDSQNKKLKLETNREQPSKIESQGRSGNKKSNIPLGLGHAFYKELHSKTPKEVPTGNSVSTNRNGIKNSPTAMESPDSSSPHRKRHWKRLPQTSLRLS, encoded by the exons atggagaagaagagagatgATATCCCAGCGAATTCAGGAGCGCCTGTAAAGGTGGAGCCTGAAGAAAGCGTCATCTGTGGCCACACCTGCGGCGTGTGCAGCCGCAGCTTTCCCCTCCTCAGCTCCCTGTCCCAGCACATGAGGAGCCACACGCAGGAGAAGCCCTACAAGTGCCCCCACTGTCAGTACAGGACGGCGCAGAAGGGCAGCCTGAAGAACCACATCAGGAGCCACAAGCTGGGCTTGTTCCAGCAGAGGCTCTCTGACAAGAATGTGGAGctgtctgaggagcagaagaacaTCCTGGAGATCCCCAAGTCTGGGGACACCGAATTGGAAAAGACCACTTTCATCGGGAAGGTGAAAAGAAAGGGAAGCAAGAGAAGGAACAGCGAGGCAGACGTGATGGAGGCGGAGGCTGacagaggctgctgcacctgcaTCATATGTGATCGAGCGTTCCCAGATATGCTGCTCCTCAAGTCCCACATGAAGGTCCACGGCGGCCCCGAGGATCACGGCTGTCGGCTCTGCGGACGCCGCTTCCGCCAGGCCTGGTCCCTCCAAAGCCACGTGTACACTCACAGGTCAAAGGCACGGCCAAAGGGCGACAGACCCAGCAAGTCCCACGTCACCATCAATGGCGTTCCCCAGGAGCCGGCGTCCCTGGTCAACGAAGTCTGCCTCTACGAGCTCTGCTCCGCCTGCGGCAACTTCTTCCCCGATCGCGCATCGCTGCAAATTCACGAAGCGCTGCATCAACATAACTCTTCGACCCTAAATCCACCCCAGGAGGAAACCGGCGTCTCCGACTCGCAGTCGAAGAGCTTTTTCATGGAAAGCTTAGGGCTCACAAGTGTCAAGGCGAAGAAAACACGCGTGGAAACGAGCCCGGGGGGCCAAATGGTGGGGCTGGATCCATGTTGCAGCTACCAAACGTTGATGCTGTCAACGAAGGGGCGACTGACCAAAACCCACCTGCCCAAGAAACCTGTGGCGCAGGACACGAACAAGGTCAAGCGCATGGCGAAGGACACTGACAAGGTCAAGCGCGTGGCGAAGGACACCGTCAAGGTCGAGCTCATGGCGCAGGACACCGACATGGTCAAGCACGTGTCGTCCAAGcaggggaagaagaggaagcaagTCACCACCTCCGACTCTCAGAACaagaagctgaagctggagaCGAACCGAGAGCAGCCGTCAAAAATTGAGAGCCAGGGCAGAAGTGGCAACAAAAAGAGCAACATCCCATTGGGCCTCGGTCACGCGTTTTACAAGGAGCTGCACAGTAAGACACCCAAAGAGGTTCCCACTGGCAACTCAGTGAGCACAAACCGCAACG GTATTAAG AACAGTCCCACTGCAATGGAATCCCCGGACTCGTCCAGTCCTCACCGGAAACGTCACTG GAAACGGCTGCCCCAAACCTCCCTCAGGCTCTCTTAG
- the LOC101074354 gene encoding zinc finger protein 516-like isoform X1, with protein MEKKRDDIPANSGAPVKVEPEESVICGHTCGVCSRSFPLLSSLSQHMRSHTQEKPYKCPHCQYRTAQKGSLKNHIRSHKLGLFQQRLSDKNVELSEEQKNILEIPKSGDTELEKTTFIGKVKRKGSKRRNSEADVMEAEADRGCCTCIICDRAFPDMLLLKSHMKVHGGPEDHGCRLCGRRFRQAWSLQSHVYTHRSKARPKGDRPSKSHVTINGVPQEPASLVNEVCLYELCSACGNFFPDRASLQIHEALHQHNSSTLNPPQEETGVSDSQSKSFFMESLGLTSVKAKKTRVETSPGGQMVGLDPCCSYQTLMLSTKGRLTKTHLPKKPVAQDTNKVKRMAKDTDKVKRVAKDTVKVELMAQDTDMVKHVSSKQGKKRKQVTTSDSQNKKLKLETNREQPSKIESQGRSGNKKSNIPLGLGHAFYKELHSKTPKEVPTGNSVSTNRNGIKVYFCQHCNFRTGSSSILEFHRYTMHPDHLDPQWNYFRVPTTISQIGLENLLYTEYSQTHSGQVIIAGIKGPRHANDTKLGALNLSLLNSNHGDLFVNKNDIIRYECSFCTHTSYYPEVLWMHQQIEHKVYASCPMAPKWAVSNSSLKSLKAVTPKWRRTGPPPFLKGKDCPALSIQKSQRTKPQGTTAKDRHASDQTQSSRQTGSMPQKKAKHKKQTVELGGNTSGVPTSSTSTVAFNKNTSRSQPTSSPNHHRSAADANFPQEGLGFMLARHHSGMALSIAANKPRPRRNSADSSSGPNDLDPCAALNMLSQKAYSEPPVAPIKADSAEEHPGDIDILGLLRCHPPHELVSLCQQWSFIDPKTDPKEQSHCNGIPGLVQSSPETSLETAAPNLPQALLARLLPLASSLHHESEKLQSHIHCIPPHKRGSS; from the exons atggagaagaagagagatgATATCCCAGCGAATTCAGGAGCGCCTGTAAAGGTGGAGCCTGAAGAAAGCGTCATCTGTGGCCACACCTGCGGCGTGTGCAGCCGCAGCTTTCCCCTCCTCAGCTCCCTGTCCCAGCACATGAGGAGCCACACGCAGGAGAAGCCCTACAAGTGCCCCCACTGTCAGTACAGGACGGCGCAGAAGGGCAGCCTGAAGAACCACATCAGGAGCCACAAGCTGGGCTTGTTCCAGCAGAGGCTCTCTGACAAGAATGTGGAGctgtctgaggagcagaagaacaTCCTGGAGATCCCCAAGTCTGGGGACACCGAATTGGAAAAGACCACTTTCATCGGGAAGGTGAAAAGAAAGGGAAGCAAGAGAAGGAACAGCGAGGCAGACGTGATGGAGGCGGAGGCTGacagaggctgctgcacctgcaTCATATGTGATCGAGCGTTCCCAGATATGCTGCTCCTCAAGTCCCACATGAAGGTCCACGGCGGCCCCGAGGATCACGGCTGTCGGCTCTGCGGACGCCGCTTCCGCCAGGCCTGGTCCCTCCAAAGCCACGTGTACACTCACAGGTCAAAGGCACGGCCAAAGGGCGACAGACCCAGCAAGTCCCACGTCACCATCAATGGCGTTCCCCAGGAGCCGGCGTCCCTGGTCAACGAAGTCTGCCTCTACGAGCTCTGCTCCGCCTGCGGCAACTTCTTCCCCGATCGCGCATCGCTGCAAATTCACGAAGCGCTGCATCAACATAACTCTTCGACCCTAAATCCACCCCAGGAGGAAACCGGCGTCTCCGACTCGCAGTCGAAGAGCTTTTTCATGGAAAGCTTAGGGCTCACAAGTGTCAAGGCGAAGAAAACACGCGTGGAAACGAGCCCGGGGGGCCAAATGGTGGGGCTGGATCCATGTTGCAGCTACCAAACGTTGATGCTGTCAACGAAGGGGCGACTGACCAAAACCCACCTGCCCAAGAAACCTGTGGCGCAGGACACGAACAAGGTCAAGCGCATGGCGAAGGACACTGACAAGGTCAAGCGCGTGGCGAAGGACACCGTCAAGGTCGAGCTCATGGCGCAGGACACCGACATGGTCAAGCACGTGTCGTCCAAGcaggggaagaagaggaagcaagTCACCACCTCCGACTCTCAGAACaagaagctgaagctggagaCGAACCGAGAGCAGCCGTCAAAAATTGAGAGCCAGGGCAGAAGTGGCAACAAAAAGAGCAACATCCCATTGGGCCTCGGTCACGCGTTTTACAAGGAGCTGCACAGTAAGACACCCAAAGAGGTTCCCACTGGCAACTCAGTGAGCACAAACCGCAACG GTATTAAGGTATATTTCTGTCAGCACTGTAATTTCCGCACTGGTAGTTCCTCAATCCTCGAGTTCCACCGGTACACAATGCACCCAGACCACCTGGACCCTCAGTGGAACTACTTCCGTGTTCCAACAACCATCAGCCAAATTGGTCTCGAAAACCTCCTATACACAGAATATTCACAGACTCATTCAGGACAGGTAATCATAGCAGGCATCAAGGGGCCCAGACATGCTAACGATACTAAGCTAGGTGCTCTTAATTTGTCTCTGTTGAATTCAAATCACGGAGACCTCTTTGTGAATAAGAATGACATAATTAGATACGAATGCTCGTTCTGCACCCACACTTCCTACTACCCAGAAGTGCTGTGgatgcatcagcagattgaacACAAGGTGTATGCTAGCTGCCCCATGGCCCCCAAGTGGGCCGTCAGCAATAGCAGCCTCAAGAGCTTAAAGGCAGTGACTCCCAAGTGGAGACGCACTGGGCCACCACCATTCCTGAAGGGAAAAGACTGCCCCGCCTTATCCATCCAGAAAAGTCAGCGCACAAAGCCTCAGGGTACTACCGCCAAGGACCGGCACGCGTCGGACCAGACGCAGTCAAGTCGCCAAACGGGATCAATGCCTCAGAAGAAGGCTAAACATAAGAAGCAGACTGTGGAGCTTGGGGGTAATACCTCAGGTGTCCCGACCTCTTCTACCAGCACTGTGGCATTCAACAAGAACACGTCCAGGTCCCAGCCCACCAGCAGCCCCAACCACCACAGGTCAGCAGCTGATGCTAACTTCCCTCAGGAGGGGTTGGGTTTTATGTTGGCCAGACATCACAGTGGGATGGCGTTGAGCATCGCTGCAAACAAGCCCCGACCCCGCCGGAACTCGGCGGACTCCTCATCCGGCCCAAATGACCTCGACCCGTGCGCTGCCCTGAACATGCTGTCTCAGAAAGCTTATTCAGAGCCCCCTGTTGCTCCCATAAAGGCTGATTCagcagaagaacatccaggggACATTGATATTTTGGGACTGTTGAGGTGCCACCCCCCCCATGAATTGGTCTCTTTGTGCCAGCAGTGGAGCTTTATAGACCCTAAGACTGATCCAAAAG AACAGTCCCACTGCAATGGAATCCCCGGACTCGTCCAGTCCTCACCGGAAACGTCACTG GAAACGGCTGCCCCAAACCTCCCTCAGGCTCTCTTAGCACGTCTCCTTCCGTTGGCTTCCAGCCTGCACCATGAATCTGAAAAGCTGCAATCCCACATACACTGCATCCCCCCCCACAAAAGGGGGTCATCTTGA